ACCAAAGGAAGTCCCACAAGGTTCTCAAACACCTGTAATTGTACAAAATGTCTTTTCAACTGGGAGAGGCGGTGCTGGTAATATGAGGAGAAATGTTGATCCAAAATTAACCAGAAAGGCCCAAGATGTAGATGCCTCTATAGATTCTAGACAAAATAGTCTGGACTATCcaattgatgaagataCTATCGATTGTAATGATTTGGTTTCCAATTCTAGCTCAAATTCCAGTTCCAGTTCTTGTTCCAGTTCAGGATCTGCTTCAAATTCAGATGTAGATTCAGATATCATCGATATCAATGGAATTGATCAACAGAATGCAGCTCtatcaaatacaaataccCAGAATCAATCCCGTAATAAAAACCATCCAAATTCTCATAAAGGCTCACACCATCATAAACCTCACCATAAACATAAACCTCACCCAACTACTTCCAGAATAAGTAGAACTAAATCGTTAACTAGAACTCATACGAGAAATCAATCCCCACCTAGGTTTGTTTCAATTGGTAGAGGGGGTGCTGGTAACATTTTAACGCCTCATGCTAGTGGTTCTCACGTTTCACCTGCACTTTCCACCCATAAATCAAATTCCACTATCCATAATATTCAATCTAATTTAACAATGGGCGTTAACTCTAAAAACtctaaaaagaaaaagaagcaacagcaacagaATTATTCTTGCATTATTTcatgatatatttttttttgtttttttctttttcaaaaaaaaaattacactAATCGTAGCAATATAACCATTGtatattaattcttcatttaaaaagattaaTCTTCTTTGTTTCCTAACTGGCTTGTGGTTTAATACCCAGTCCCATACAATTTAATGACATTCATTTACTTAATATTCGTTTTGTAATACttctataataatttaatatcttttatttctgtttgtttaattagatgattttcttttctgtctttcttttttttctttttttttttttatatatacataagAATTACCCCAGTGTGTATCGATCACCTTTTATCCGATGGAAATAACAATTGACTTCCCAATTCCTATTTTCCTAGTTTAGTATACACGGCATGCCAATTTTCGATTTTCgattttgtaaatatttatatttaagaatcttACATTCAGCTATGAAACTCCGAGATTCCAACTGTGATGCTACTTGTTTCCTTATTAAGTATTGTAATTGAAATGTAAAGAAATCATCAAAAAGGAATTCTACACATACCTCGTGTAATAGCATGTGATAATCATTATCTGTaaatagatttatttttttatagatatcaaataaaaataggGAAAACTTTGAGTacagtatatatatattatatacaAAACTAAATATACAAATTGATTCTTATGATACAAACGAGAATGCTACAATGGTAAGATGCAAAGAAATGGTaaagaaaatcaaataaaaaaagatgaaataattaaacACATTGCCTAATTAACTTTAGCGGCTAGTTCTTccaataattgataatcaCGTTTAACAATACCACCATTGTTTGGTAAGTAGGTATTGCCCATTAAGAATGTATCGATAGACGCTGCACATTTTCTACCTTCTTGTATGGCCCaaacaattaaagattGACCTCTTCTACAATCACCTGCAGcgaataatttttcaccaTCAATGGAATAAGAAGAGTCTTCTAAGGTATCAATAGTGCCTCTCTTAgtctttttaatattatcatcgGATAATAATTCAGGACCAATGAACCCCATAGATAATAGTACAATATCGGCTTCAAAAGTTTCTTCACTATTTGGAATTTCAATCATTTGCCAAACACCACTTTCAGATTTCTTCCATTCAACACGGACTGTCTTGATACCGGTGACTTCACCTTCTTCATTACCAATGAATTCCTTAGATAAAATACAGTATTCTCTTGGATCTTTACCATAATGTTGTTTAACTTCCGCATGACCATAATCAACTCTCATGATTCTTGGCCATTGTGGCCATGGATTATCCTTAGATCTTTCCTGTGGTGGTTGTGGCAATAATTCGAAATTAACAACAGATTTAGCTTCATGTCTAACAGAAGTACCTAAACAATCGTTACCAGTATCACCACCaccaataacaataactcTCTTGTCTTGGATTTGCTCACGTACAACTTCAAGTTCATTGTTTAATAAAGCTTTAGTATTCTTTTCTAACAATGACATAGCAAAATcaatattctttaattcaCGACCCTTAATTGGCAAATCTCTTGGAATGGTGGAACCAATGGCAAACACGACAGCATCATGCtgttcttttaattcttcaacaGAAATATCCTTACCAATGGAAACATTAGTCATAAATTCGATACCTTCTgcctttaataaatcaatacGGCGTTGTACCACAGATTTATCCAATTTCATATTTGGAATACCGTACATTAGTAAACCACCACATCTGTCATTTCTTTCATAAACAACAACATTATGACCCGctttattcaattgatcaGCACAAGCTAAACCTGAAGGACCAGAAccaataataccaatagTCTTACCGGTACGATGAGATGGTGGATTTGGTTTAATCCAGCCATTCTTAAAAgcattatcaataataattctttcaattgatttaataccaactgGCAATTCAATAATACCTAAAGTACAAGCACCTTCACATGGAGCTGGACAAACTCTACCAGTAAATTCTGGGAAATTGTTAGTTTCTAATAACTTATCCAAAGCTAGTTTCCATTCATTCTTGAAGATTAAGTCGTTAAATTTAGGAATAATGTTGGAAACTGGACAACCAGTGTCTGATAAACAGAAAGGAGTACCACAATCCATACATCTTGCAGCTTGAATTCTTGATTCCTTTTTAGATAATGGCGCTGTAAATTCATCCCAATCCTTAGCTCTTGCTTTAGCAGgtctatatttttcttgacGTCTTTGATATGTCATGAAACCACGTAATTTTTCCaacttttcaattttcttttcattagCTTCTTGATCAGGAATAGCATCTTCTAAATCAACTAATTTTGGTTCTTTCAATGTAGAATTATTGGATACTGCTGAATTTTGAGCTTGAACTTTAGCAGACAATAAACTCTTTACTTCACCGTTTGTAGCATCCATTTCTTCAtggttattatttctttgaaGTTTATTCAAGAATGCTTCAGCTTccttttgtttttgttttgccAAGttctctttttctttaattaaaaccTTCTTGTAATCAGTTGGAATTACCTTCACAAAGTTTTTCAAGTAATAGTTAAAGCTATTCAAAATCTTAGCACCTAATTTAGAATCAGTTAAGTTCACGTGTTCTTGAATCATATTCTTAACTAAAGCGATTTCAACTGGATCAGataaatcttctaattctacAGTATCTTTATTAACCTTACCATCGAAATCATCAAAGTCTGATACCAAACAGTAAGAAATACCACCAGTAGCACCTGAGAATGCATTCAATGATTCTAGTTGACTTAAAACAACAACTCTACCACCAGTCATATATTCGAAAGCATTATTACctttaattctttcaatGACAATGTTTGCACCAGAGTTACGTACACCGAAACGTTCACCAGCACAACCAGAGATATAGGCATTACCAGAAGTAGCACCGTAGAAACAAGTATTACCAACAATGACATTTTCATCACTTCTAAATGAAGAATCCTTTGGTGGTCTAATAGCAATAGTACCACCAGATAAACCTTTACCAACATAATCGTTAGCATCACCATTTAGGATGAAAGTAATACCAGGAGCCAAGAAGGCACCAAATGATTGACCAGCAGAACCTTCAATGTTCACAACGACAGTGTCCTTTGGTAACCCTTGTTCACCGAATTTCTTGGAAATTCTATAAGATAGAGTAGAACCCAATGCACGATCGGTATTGACAATCTTAGCATCAATAGTAACAGGTAAACCACGGTCTAAAGTAATTTCTGCttcatcaattaatttattttctagaCGAGTGTGTAATTTCATTTCTTGCTTTTTGGTAAATCTAGTTTCAGCATCAGAACGGATGACATGAGCTGGAGTTAAAATTGGACCTAAATCAATATTCAAAGCCTTTGGATTAACATTATCtctctttaataatttttcgGAATGACCAACCATTTCATCAACGGTACGATAACCTAATTTAGCCATAATTTCTCTTAAATCTTGAATCAAATAgtagaagaaattgataaCATGTTCTGGTTGACCTTTGAACTTAGATCTCAAGTATGGATCTTGAGTAGCAATCCCAACTGCACAAACGTTCAAATGACATCTTCTTAACATAACACAACCCATGGCAATTAATGGGATAGTAGCCAATGTAAATGATTCTGCACCTAATAGAACTGCGACGGCAATATCAAACCCAGTTCTTAATTGACCATCAGTTTGAACGACAACATTACGTCTTAAATCATTCAAAACTAAAGTTTGATGAGTTTCAGCTAAACCTAATTCCCAAGGTAAGCCTGCATATTTGACTGAAGTCCATCTAGCAGCACCAGTACCACCATCATGACCAGAAACCAAAATATGATCAGCTTTAGCTTTAGCCACACCTGAGGCAACAATACCAACACCAACTTCAGACACTAATTTAACAGAAATACCAGCTCTTGGATTAGCACATTTCAAATCATAAATCAATTGCTTCAAATCTTCAATGGAATAAATATCATGATGAGGTGGAGGAGAAATCAAACCGACATTTGGAGTAGAGTGTCTAGTCTTGGCAATTTCTTTAGAAACTTTATGAGCTGGCAATTCACCACCTTCACCAGGTTTAGCACCTTGGGCAACTTTAATTTGGATTTCATCAGCGTCAGATAAATAATGTGAAGTGACACCGAATCTAGCGGAGGCAACTTGTTTGATAGCTGATCTCATAGTGTCACCATTTGGACTAACAAGAGATCTTTCAGCATCTTCACCACCTTCACCACAATTAGATTTAGCACCCAAACGGTTCATGGCAATGGCTAAAGTGGAATGGGCTTCCATGGAAATGGAACCATAAGACATAGCACCTGAAGCGAATCTTCTAGCGATTTCAGTCCAAGGTTCAACTTGGTCAAGTGGAATAGGAGTAGAATTTTCGAAATCTAACCTTAGTAAACCTCTCAAAGTACATTCTCTAATGGCTTCCATTTCCTTTTTGACGTACATTCTCCAAGCAGTTTCGTTCTTATTAGTAACAGAATCTTGTAAAGAGGCAATAGCAGTTGGATCATTAACATGCTTATAACCACCATCTCTATAATGGTATTCACCACTTTCTGGTAAATTGACAGATCTTGAAACGACAGGTCTTGAAGGATAACCACGTTCATGTAAGGAGAATGCATCTTGGgcaataaattcaaaagtaACACCGTTGACTCTTGAAGCAGTACCGGTGAAACATAAATCAATGACTGAATTATCAACACCTAAAGCTTCAAAGATTTGAGCACCTTTATAAGAAGCTAATGTGGAAATACCCATCTTAGACATGACTTTTAATATACCTGCATCAACAGCATGCTTATAGTTATCTAATAaagtattttcatttaGATTGATATCATCATTTTGAACATTACGGATCAAACCTTCATTATTCATTCTAACTAAACTTTCCATGGCCAAATATGGATAAATACCATCACAACCATAACCTAATAATACACAGAAATGATGAACTTCTTTAGCTTCACCAGTTTCTAAAATAATGGCAACATTTGAACGTTGTTTATTTCTTACTAAATGATGATGTACTGAAGCAACTGCGATTAATGAAGATACAGAGATTCTAGAAGGAcccatttttttatcagaCAAAATAAGTATTTTCTTGCGttcatcaattaaattactagcttctttattaatacGATCAATGGCAGCAGTATAACCTAATAAACCTTCTGATTTATCAAAAGTGATATCGATATTACCAATAGTCCAAGAAGGATGAatcaattcaatattttctaagGCTTTAAATTCGTTCCAACGTAAAATAGgagattttaataataaacgATTGCATTGTTCTGATTCCATATCTAATAGATTTCCCTGTGGACCAACATAACATTCCAAAGACATGACGTTTGCTTCACGAATTGGATCAATTGGAGGGTTTGTCACTTGAGCAAATAATTGTCTGAAATATTCATAAACTAATACAGGGTCTTGGTTTAGACAAGCTAAGGGAGCATCGTTACCCATAGAACCTAAAGCTTCTTTACCAGTTAAAGCCATTGGGGTCAATAAGAATGAGACTTGTTCAAAAGTATAACCATTGGCTAAGAGACGTGGATCACTTTGAACTTTTAAGGAAGGTAATTCAGGAGAAGTATCGATTATggattttaaagatttcaaagaagttgaatttgtatttaatttttcaatcaaatcatctaatttaataattttggatAACCAAGATTTGaaatcttttcttttggcgaatttcaatttcaatttctttgtGTCTACGATTTCACCAGCATCTGTATCAATTAAGAACATATCACCCGGTTTCAATTTGCCCTTTTGAATGATCAAAGAGTTTTGTATTGGGATGACACCTACTTCGGAAGCACAAATGACTCTATCATCAGAGGTGACGTAATAACGACAAGGTCTTAACCCATTTCTATCTAACATGGCACCTGTATAACGACCATCTGTGAAAGTTAAAAGAGCTGGACCATCCCAAGGTTCCATTAAACAAGCAGCCCAATCGAACCAAGCTTTTAAATGTGAATCCATATCTTTATGATATGCTTCAGGGACCATTAACATGATGGCTTCTGGCAAGGATAAGACACCATTAATGGTTAATAATTCCAAGACGTTATCTAAAGCACCTGAATCTGAGACACCGTCTTCGATAATTGGATATAATTGATCTAATTGAtctttaaaagttttaGAATACATGACACCTTCTCTTGCTCTCATCCAATTCTTATTACCTCTTAAAGTATTGATTTCACCATTATGAGCCAACCAACGTAACGGTTGAGCTCTATCCCAAGATGGGAAAGTATTTGTGGAGAATCTAGAATGAACCAAAGCCATATGGGATTCGAAATGAGCGTTTGTTAAGTCTGGGAAATAATCATAGACTTGATTTGGAGTCAATTGACCTTTATAAacaattgttttattaCTTAAGGAACATGCATAGAACCAATCATTTAAGGAGATATTTTTAGAGGCTTGTTTTCTTAAAAGATACAAGGATCTTTggaatttattatcatcaaaaGAATCgaaattttccaatttgaCATCGATGGGGACAATCAAAGGTTGTAAGATCAAAGGTTCTCTTGACAAAGCAACTTCACCCAAGATGGATGAATCGACAGGGACTTTTCTCCAACCCAAGACGTTCAAATCTTGATCTTTAGCCAACGATTCgaaaatcaattttaaagattcaattttttccattggttgatttttattaaagaaaatattaccaATAGAATAATGACCCATTTCAGGAACATCGATATTAAGGTCTAATTTGAATTCTCTTTTGAAGAAAACATGAGGCATGCCCACAAGGATACCTGCACCATCACCATTACCGGCTGAAGAGACAGCACCACGATGCGTCATGTTACATAATAGATATTTTGCATCTGAGACGATCTTATGGGATTGGACCCCTTTGAAATTAGCCACGAAACCAACACCACAGGCATCTTTTTCATAGTTTGGGTCGTATAACCCTTGTTTGTTTGGGATGACGTTGGCCCAGGATTTAGTTTCTGTGTTTTTGGAATAATCCAATGGTTTCCCACCTTCGTAAGATTCTTCTAATGGATTGAAAGATTCGGATTTTAAGACAGTCATAGTAGGAGGGGAGGGAGGATTAGTCTTTTataagaatttatttttatgaaTGTAAAAGTCTGGGGGGgaacaaacaaaaaaaaataatatatataaataataaaaataaatataaaataaatatctggaatattgttctttttttaataaataggATCGAAAAAAAAGGGAGTAAAGGATTAAACAGTAGCTGGAAGAGGAGGGGGGGGGGAATATGTTTAAATCacttgaataaataaataaatcgTTAACAACAGAAATACCGACGAAGCTGGTtctgtaataataaataaatagtgGCAATAGTGTAGCAGggaaattgaataaaaaaaaaaccgttttttgttctttttttgttgtttttttttcaaactaCTTTACagcaaaataaataaataatatgtGAAAAGACgagaataaaataaaaataatagcaatattCTATTGGTATACACGCACACACACGGTAGAGAGAGGTCAAAAagtgaagaaaaaaaattctgcAAACCTCAATCAAACAAACAGATACACTCTCCGAAAGAGTAGTGCGATGATGCAATAAGTTATTAATGATACACTAGGTTtctaaaaaagaaaaacaaaaacgCTAGCTAGATGAGATATGATCTGCAAGCACGGAGATTGGAATTACTTGTATTGGAGTGAGAAACGTGCTTACTGCGTGTCTTTACTGTGTGTGAGCTATTGGAACTTTCAACAGATAAGAGACTACCAAGACTAAATTAAActaatatcaaatattctttacACGAAATGAAAGTTGAATTGGAAATAAATTGTTAGGGAAAAGGTCCCTTTGAGATCAACACGATCCAAACGGAGTTAGACCAGGGCCTTATATATGGAAGTTCCCGCAAAGAATCGAGATGCGCCGCGAATGAGAATGCTAACAAGATGAATCAACGCGGGATGAGtagttaatttttaatattttgccAGAGTATGCAATGACGCAGTTTAGCCAAAAAGAGACAGAAAGTAAGAGTAACCAAGAAAGCCAGAAAACAGGCCGAACGGAAATTTGTGGGTAACCGGAACGGGACCGCCGTGGAACGGCCGCTCACCCTCACGGAAGAAACAGCTTATGTCGGcctaaaaaaattgtggAACAGAAGGGCCAGATGGACCAGATGCAATAGATGATAGATTGTagaaaaagatgaaaatcGGGTTTTGCGAGGCCGGCTAGGGTTTGCGATTTGCAGGGCTAGGGCTGGCGCGACAGTGTGCCAGTAAATATTGGCGGTGGCGGCGACAGTAAAAGGTGTCTGGTGGAGCGGGTGTGTCAGTTAATCTGTTGGTTGGTGTGCTTTTAgtatgaataaataattaattccTAGATAAAATCATTCCTATATTATATACAGAGGAGCAGGTACATAGGCACGAGAGTGCAGAGGTATATAGATGTGCAGGTGCAGGTGTGCTTCGTGGCCTGTGTGGAATATGTAATGCCATTGtctataataaataaaagtcTGACATGCGGAGGTGCGAGGTTCTGACAAGAAAGTTGATTATGCTTCCTTCATGTTTTGGGATTTCATCTGGAGGTTCTTCATGACAAAAACCATTCCTTCTCTACTTTTCTTGACACTTTCATCGAACTTGTTTCTTGACCAACTTTCCACCTTATTTCTGATCCCCTCTCTAAACGTACTGGAAAACTTCACTTCGCTACTGACTATTGTGTTATGATTAATGTTATCGTATTTATACGTTGTATATTCTTCCACTCTCATAATACTCAAATGATCGATATTACTCATGTATGTTTCCATGGTGTATTTCATAGGATCCACAATGGATTTCTCAAGGATATACGTCGTGGTGATCTTGCCCAAGAAGGGCATTATCCATCGTGGCAACTTACCATCTTTTTTGATTAGTCGCGTCTTGTATAATTTACCATTTTGAGGGTCGATGTGTTGTGCTAACGTGTCTGTTGATAACACGTTTTTGGAGTAAGGGTTGGGATATCGATTGAAAAACGCCAAAGAAACAGTGGCGAAatcattttgaaatatatgtGTACTCTTGTGAAATAGAACCATTTTGCGATGTAGAGTAGAGATGCAACGAGGTGAGATGTGAGGGGAAATTCAAACGTTATCTCCCTTTTATATACTATATTCTGATGTTGATGTACAATTATTAGCTCAACTTATTATCTAGCACTCCTTCGCACAACAGATGCTGAGTTTTCGTATATCTTGGGTTGTTTCAACTGAAGATTCTGGCGTTTACGACAcaatgttattattatctttttgtTCCTACCtcttttttattgtattttttttcatttccatttccttttttttccctAGCTCGCTTTCTCAAATTACAAATGCCTTTTCCCTTTCGTTAAACTTTACAGCTTATTTCGGTAATTAAATTCTCAAGGCTAGCTAAATATATTGTTGTAATAAtatgtaaaaaaataaaatgtaaTGACTATTGCTAGTGTaactaaataaatatgtatatattgtGCTCGCCCTCTCAGCTCGAGTGTGTTAGGGTGGAGCTTGCTCATCTACTATGAACTCAATCATAACTGCCAAGCGGTTAATAAACGAAAATGTAACAGAGCTTGGCAAAAAAATCATCTTGCAATGACACCTCATCTACCATTGTTCCTACCCACTGTGCAACATTCTAGTCCTTAAATATCACATGCTCCTGATTAACTTTCGTATTATCTTTGGATAATCTTTttactttaaaaaaaaaataaaaaaaaaagtaggCGTCacaaattaatttatttttatcaatttcaaGATACGAACTATGGTTGGgttatcttttttttacatttgCCTAACCCTAGAGCAATGACGTAGTGGAGTTCATCTTTTACATTAGCTTATTACCGCACTACTACATTACTGCAATTTAGAAAggtaaaaaatcaattatcaATTGCTTATCAAGTAGTAACAACTACTCTTATCTCTTATCCaatgttttgaaaaattagtcTGTTTATTtctcaaaatcaaatacaACACCAAGACTATATTTGTACCGGTAACGGACTACTTTAATGTAACTAGCATTAAAAAGTACATTGTTCGCGTTATATGACGTAGCTAACATCTTCACTAAGTTATCATACATAATATAAACGCCATTAAGGAAAAATCCACACTAGAGGGCATCCAAAATCGATTAACATGTAGATGAATGGGTTGTTGGGATCTCGTTATTgataagaaaaacaaaaataagaatggattttttttttctggcACTATCAAACAAGTTCTTTATATCAAGACTATCAAGTTTTGTAATACCCTCGGGTATGATTTTAACCATTATTCCTTTACAAAacacaacaacaacaacaaaaaaacataatCATAATGGGAACTTTAACCAATCAAATCTCTCTATCATAAATAACCTTATCAAACTTAACTTGTATTTCTTGTTCGTCCAACTAAAGATTTTCCCATTGGAAATATTGTTTTGGGAAAAATTAGAACggaattttaaattaaattagagaattcttaaaaaaaaaaagctaactaaattattgaaaacgTTCCATTTCTTATCTAAACTTGTCAATCGGTTCATCCAATTAAGTTTATtcttaattattattgaaatatttttttttgttaaaataaCAGCTATCAAATGGTAATCTTGTATTTCTCAATATAGTAAGACTACAGATAAGACAATCAGTTCTAGTGCTAAAGACTAACTTATGTAATAGTTTAAAACCAAATACAGAAGGATAACATGTTTTGTTTCTACGTAATAGTAGTCAAGATTGTGGGAAAAAAAGGGTTAGCAAATCCTGACTCCTATCTTCAGAAGTTAAGTgtagtaaaaaataaaatacaaattatGAAACCTTggtaaatattcatttataaGCATCAACTTTAGGGtatttcttgaaaaatgataaagGGTATTTCGtttatttcatatttataaattgaattagaatGTGTCAATTTGGAATCGTTTGAAGTTCTTGTGTGgcattacaaaaaaaaagttttacAAGACATTATACATAGGTGTGggtttttaaataaatatattaataaaatgttATAGAGATAATATgatac
This genomic stretch from Henningerozyma blattae CBS 6284 chromosome 1, complete genome harbors:
- the UPS1 gene encoding Ups1p (similar to Saccharomyces cerevisiae UPS1 (YLR193C); ancestral locus Anc_7.359) — translated: MVLFHKSTHIFQNDFATVSLAFFNRYPNPYSKNVLSTDTLAQHIDPQNGKLYKTRLIKKDGKLPRWIMPFLGKITTTYILEKSIVDPMKYTMETYMSNIDHLSIMRVEEYTTYKYDNINHNTIVSSEVKFSSTFREGIRNKVESWSRNKFDESVKKSREGMVFVMKNLQMKSQNMKEA
- the GLT1 gene encoding glutamate synthase (NADH) (similar to Saccharomyces cerevisiae GLT1 (YDL171C); ancestral locus Anc_7.361), with the protein product MTVLKSESFNPLEESYEGGKPLDYSKNTETKSWANVIPNKQGLYDPNYEKDACGVGFVANFKGVQSHKIVSDAKYLLCNMTHRGAVSSAGNGDGAGILVGMPHVFFKREFKLDLNIDVPEMGHYSIGNIFFNKNQPMEKIESLKLIFESLAKDQDLNVLGWRKVPVDSSILGEVALSREPLILQPLIVPIDVKLENFDSFDDNKFQRSLYLLRKQASKNISLNDWFYACSLSNKTIVYKGQLTPNQVYDYFPDLTNAHFESHMALVHSRFSTNTFPSWDRAQPLRWLAHNGEINTLRGNKNWMRAREGVMYSKTFKDQLDQLYPIIEDGVSDSGALDNVLELLTINGVLSLPEAIMLMVPEAYHKDMDSHLKAWFDWAACLMEPWDGPALLTFTDGRYTGAMLDRNGLRPCRYYVTSDDRVICASEVGVIPIQNSLIIQKGKLKPGDMFLIDTDAGEIVDTKKLKLKFAKRKDFKSWLSKIIKLDDLIEKLNTNSTSLKSLKSIIDTSPELPSLKVQSDPRLLANGYTFEQVSFLLTPMALTGKEALGSMGNDAPLACLNQDPVLVYEYFRQLFAQVTNPPIDPIREANVMSLECYVGPQGNLLDMESEQCNRLLLKSPILRWNEFKALENIELIHPSWTIGNIDITFDKSEGLLGYTAAIDRINKEASNLIDERKKILILSDKKMGPSRISVSSLIAVASVHHHLVRNKQRSNVAIILETGEAKEVHHFCVLLGYGCDGIYPYLAMESLVRMNNEGLIRNVQNDDINLNENTLLDNYKHAVDAGILKVMSKMGISTLASYKGAQIFEALGVDNSVIDLCFTGTASRVNGVTFEFIAQDAFSLHERGYPSRPVVSRSVNLPESGEYHYRDGGYKHVNDPTAIASLQDSVTNKNETAWRMYVKKEMEAIRECTLRGLLRLDFENSTPIPLDQVEPWTEIARRFASGAMSYGSISMEAHSTLAIAMNRLGAKSNCGEGGEDAERSLVSPNGDTMRSAIKQVASARFGVTSHYLSDADEIQIKVAQGAKPGEGGELPAHKVSKEIAKTRHSTPNVGLISPPPHHDIYSIEDLKQLIYDLKCANPRAGISVKLVSEVGVGIVASGVAKAKADHILVSGHDGGTGAARWTSVKYAGLPWELGLAETHQTLVLNDLRRNVVVQTDGQLRTGFDIAVAVLLGAESFTLATIPLIAMGCVMLRRCHLNVCAVGIATQDPYLRSKFKGQPEHVINFFYYLIQDLREIMAKLGYRTVDEMVGHSEKLLKRDNVNPKALNIDLGPILTPAHVIRSDAETRFTKKQEMKLHTRLENKLIDEAEITLDRGLPVTIDAKIVNTDRALGSTLSYRISKKFGEQGLPKDTVVVNIEGSAGQSFGAFLAPGITFILNGDANDYVGKGLSGGTIAIRPPKDSSFRSDENVIVGNTCFYGATSGNAYISGCAGERFGVRNSGANIVIERIKGNNAFEYMTGGRVVVLSQLESLNAFSGATGGISYCLVSDFDDFDGKVNKDTVELEDLSDPVEIALVKNMIQEHVNLTDSKLGAKILNSFNYYLKNFVKVIPTDYKKVLIKEKENLAKQKQKEAEAFLNKLQRNNNHEEMDATNGEVKSLLSAKVQAQNSAVSNNSTLKEPKLVDLEDAIPDQEANEKKIEKLEKLRGFMTYQRRQEKYRPAKARAKDWDEFTAPLSKKESRIQAARCMDCGTPFCLSDTGCPVSNIIPKFNDLIFKNEWKLALDKLLETNNFPEFTGRVCPAPCEGACTLGIIELPVGIKSIERIIIDNAFKNGWIKPNPPSHRTGKTIGIIGSGPSGLACADQLNKAGHNVVVYERNDRCGGLLMYGIPNMKLDKSVVQRRIDLLKAEGIEFMTNVSIGKDISVEELKEQHDAVVFAIGSTIPRDLPIKGRELKNIDFAMSLLEKNTKALLNNELEVVREQIQDKRVIVIGGGDTGNDCLGTSVRHEAKSVVNFELLPQPPQERSKDNPWPQWPRIMRVDYGHAEVKQHYGKDPREYCILSKEFIGNEEGEVTGIKTVRVEWKKSESGVWQMIEIPNSEETFEADIVLLSMGFIGPELLSDDNIKKTKRGTIDTLEDSSYSIDGEKLFAAGDCRRGQSLIVWAIQEGRKCAASIDTFLMGNTYLPNNGGIVKRDYQLLEELAAKVN
- the PAR32 gene encoding Par32p (similar to Saccharomyces cerevisiae YDL173W; ancestral locus Anc_7.362); its protein translation is MTANFIDDSINEKELHVKYHDTTINNEPHHIRERVRKASGNSGNDNEKGEHRHSRSLTRNRVKHTRSHSRSQSRVPSHRHSHSHSHSRSHSHARSHSHAYPHTHNAHKNKNNIHPSKSIDPQNFKVSIGRGGAGNIYTSNSKNAPKEVPQGSQTPVIVQNVFSTGRGGAGNMRRNVDPKLTRKAQDVDASIDSRQNSLDYPIDEDTIDCNDLVSNSSSNSSSSSCSSSGSASNSDVDSDIIDINGIDQQNAALSNTNTQNQSRNKNHPNSHKGSHHHKPHHKHKPHPTTSRISRTKSLTRTHTRNQSPPRFVSIGRGGAGNILTPHASGSHVSPALSTHKSNSTIHNIQSNLTMGVNSKNSKKKKKQQQQNYSCIIS